The genomic DNA TGGTGTAATGGGTGATGAGTTAAATGAAAATACAGTGAAAATTGTCCCAATACATAATGAATATGTTTTGTTTTCAAGTGAACTACAAATCCCGATTAATCCAATGATTGGGGTAATTGGTACTGCACCGAAAGAAGAGAGCATTTCATGTGGCACACCGCATGATCACGGCGGGAATATGGACTGTAAAGAAATTAAAGAAGGAACAACACTACTACTACCAGTTAATGTCCCAGGAGCACTATTAGCATTAGGTGATTTACACGCAGCAATGGGTGATGGTGAAATTGGTGTTAGTGGTGTAGAGGTTGCTGGTGAGGTAACGGTAACAGTTCAAACGATAAAAGGAAAACAATGGCCATTACCAATGGCTATTCAAAAAGAAAAAATGATGACGATTGCTTCAGAGAAATTGTTAGATGATGCAGCAAATCGTGCTGTACGTAATATGGTGACATTTTTACATGAAGAATTAGCAATGTCTAAAGCTGATGCAACGCTTTTATTATCGGCAGCAGGTAATTTAAAAGTTTGCCAAGTTGTGGATCCGCTGAAAACAGCGCGTATGGAACTAGGAATGGATTATGTGGAGAAACTAGGATTTACTTTTAGTAAATTTCATATTAAATAGATAAGGGACGAAAAAGGATACTTTCGTATAAAAGCATCCTTTTTTTAATTTACTGATTTTGTGAAAAGAGGTAGTATTTATTTTATATAAGTATATTTGAGATTGTGGATTAAAAAGGAGTTCAATAATGGTCAAAATTATGATTGTAGAAGACGATATGAAAATTGCAGAACTATTATCGACACATGTTGCGAAATATGGTTATCAAGGAGTTATTGTATCGGACTTTCAAAATGTATTAAACATTTTTTTAGAAGAACAACCAGAGTTAGTTTTATTAGATATTAATTTACCGAGTTTTGATGGGTACTTTTGGTGTCGTCAAATTCGCGGAGTTTCAACATGTCCGATACTATTCATTTCGGCCCGTGAAGGCACGATGGATCAAGTTATGGCGTTAGAAAACGGTGGCGATGATTTTATTCCGAAGCCTTTTCATTATGAAGTTGTAGTGGCGAAAATTCGTAGTCATTTAAGACGTGCATATGGAGATTATGCACCGAAACTAGAAGAGCGAATGATTGAGCAACAAGGCCTTTGTTTATATCCTGAAAGGCTTGTATTGAAACTTAGAAACGACGAAATTGATATAACGAGAAACGAAGCTATTTTATTAGAGACATTAATGAAAAATTATCCGCGTGTTGTGAGTAGAGAAGTGTTACTTAATAAATTATGGGATAGTGAATCTTATGTTGATGATAATACATTAAGTGTAAATACAACACGTGTGCGTAAAAAGTTACAAACGTTACATATAGAAGGTGCGATTGAAACGATTCGTAGTGTTGGATATAGATTGCACATTACTTGGGATAATGGTATAGAAAAATGATAAGGTTGTTTATACGTGATCATATACCAGTTATTTGCTTTACCATAATTCAACTACTAGCTATATTTCTCGTATATTGGTTTGATGGGCATAATCATATTACAACGGCGTTATACGCAATGTTTCTAGGTGTTTTCTTTATGGGAAGTTATTTAGTATTTCGTTATTTTACACATCGTTCTTTTTATGAGCGCCTAGCAAACCCGATGCAATCTTTAGATGAATCTGTTCAAAAATCTGATTTTGCAGCTGTATCGGCTGCTCTTCAAGAACTACTTGAGGTGCAATATCGACATTATCAAAATCAGCTGCAAATACAAGAGAGAAAAAATAATGACCATTTAACCTTTATGAATCAGTGGATCCATCAAATGAAAACACCTTTATCTGTAATAGAATTAATTACACAGGATGAAGTAGATTCACGTTTTGAAAGTATAAATGAGGAAACAGACCGATTAAAAAAGGGATTGGAAATGGCTCTATATGTCGCACGATTAGAAGCGTTCACACAAGATTTTTATGTAGAAAGGTTACAACTACATAAAATAGTGAATGATTCGGTACATGAACATAAACGTTTCTTTATACGGAATTTTGTATATCCAGAGCTTGAAATTGATAAGGACATTACTGTAGAAAGTGATGTGAAATGGTTAAAGTTTTTAATCGGACAAATACTATCGAATGCGATTAAGTATTCATCAGGTAGTAGAGAAAAGATTAAAATGAAAGCTTGTAAGGAAGGTAATACCGTTATACTTGAAATTGCTGATAATGGCGTAGGTATACCGAAGCAAGATTTACCAAGAGTATTCAAACCTTTCTTTACAGGAGAAAACGGTAGAGATTTTAAAGAATCAACAGGAATGGGGCTATATCTTGTATATGAAATTACAAAACAATTAGGACATAGTGTGGAAATCCATTCAGAAGTTGGTAAAGGTACGGTAGTGCGAGTAATATTTTTTAATGTGTAAAAAGTAATCAAGGCTAAAGAACTTTGGAGATAAGTTTTTTAGCCTTGTTTTGTACCCTTGATAACATTGGAGAATGAAATATTCTATAGATAAGAGAGGCAAAATGAACCCAATAAGAATAAATGTAAGACTACATACATGAACCATTTTTTATAATAAAAATAGAATCTTATAGAAGTTGCGAATGATAGGAGGCTTGAAATGGATATTCGTAAAATGAAATATTTCATAACGGTGGCAGAAGAATTAAACTTTAGTCGTGCAGCAGAGCGTCTTATGATGGCACAACCGCCTTTAAGTCAAGAAATTCGAAAATTGGAAGAAGAATTAGGAGTTCAACTTTTTCACCGGACAAAAAGGATGGTTGAGCTTACCGAGGCGGGGAAAGTCTTTTTAGAAGGTGCTAGGCAAACATTACTTCAAGTAGATAGAACGATTAAAGAAACACAGCTTGCAGATGAAGGGAAAATCGGGCATTTAATCATCGGTTTTGTCGATTCTACAGAAACAGTTATAGGCATATTAAAAACATTTCGAGAACGTTTTCCAAAAATTCAGCTCATATTACGTGAGATGACAACAGACCAACAAATAAAAGCGCTTTACGAAAAACAAATTCATATTGGATTTATTCGTTCGGAGCAAAATAATGAAATATTATCTTCTGAAGTTTGTTCTGAAGAGTGTTTAAAGTTGGTTTTGCATGAAAATCACCCTTTCGTTTCGTTACCTAATATTTCAATCAAATCATTAGTGGAGGAACCATTCATTTTATTTCCTCGTCATTTCGGTACAAATTTTTATGATTTAATTATTAGTTACTTTTGGAAATATGGGGTAAGTTTAAATATTGTTCAAGAAGCAGTTCAAATGCAAACGATTGTAAACTTAGTTGCAGCTGGAATGGGGATTTCTGTCGTTCCATCCTCGGTGGAAAGCTATAAAAAATCAGGAGTGATGTATAAAGATATTCTAGAAAATACACCGGAAATAAATTTATATGCTGGATGGAGGAAGGATGAAAAGTCTGTCGTGTTAAAGAACTTTTTAACAGTTGTTAGAGAGGTTTATATGACTTCCCACAGCCCATCTTTATAGGATGGGCTGTGGGAAGTTGGCAAGGGGTGTTTATTTATAGATAAAACTTACTCATGATTCAACCTGTTTTACTAGTATCATACTCAGCGAAACCTTTTAATACACTGTCAATCTGATCCATAATTTCAGGTTGCAATTTAACACTAGAAGCAATTACATTTTCTCTTATTTGTTCCGGATTTGAAGCACCAATAATTGCAGAAGAAACAGCTGGATTTTGTAATACCCAAGCAACTGCGAGTTGAGATAAGGTAAGGTTAATTTCTTGTGCGATAGGTTTAATTTCCTGGATAGCGGTAAGCACATCATCACTCATCCAACGTTGCACGAGTTTGTCAAAAAACGGTTTTCCAGCATCGGAGTTAGCACGCGATTGATTCGGTAATGGTTTACCAGGTTGATATTTTCCTGTAAGAATACCTTGTGCAAGTGGCGACCATACGATTTGGCCAAGTCCCTCACGTTGACATGTTGGAATCACATCAGTTTCAATAACTCGCCATAACATCGAATATTGAGGTTGGCTAGCGATAAATGGAATGTTCAATTCGCGTGCAAGTGCTGCACCACGGGTAATTTGTTCTGATGTCCATTCGCTTACGCCTAAATAGAGAACCTTACCTTGTCTTACAAGATCTGAGAAAGCTAACATTGTTTCCTCAAGAGGAGTTGTTATATCAAATCTATGTGCATAATAAATATCGATATAGTCTGTCTGTAATCGTTTTAACGATGCATTACAATTTTCTATAATATGTTTTCTTGATAATCCACGATCATTTTTTCCAGGACCGGTCGGATGGCATACTTTTGTACATAGTTCTATACTTTCTCGGCGTATACCTTGCAAAGATCGGCCAAGTACTTCCTCAGCTATCGTGTCCGAATAAACATCAGCAGTATCGAACGTTGTAATTCCAACATCTAGTGCGGCTTTTACACAATCATTTGCAGTATCTTCGTTTACTTTTCCACCATGGTTTATCCAGTTCCCGTATGCGATTTTACTTACTGTTAATCCACTGTTTCCTAGTTTACTAAATTCCATTGTAGAACCACCCCTTAAAAATGATACCTTTATTATAAGAACTGAAATTTAGTATGTATAATATATGATTTATGATGAATTTATATAAAATTTATATAAGAGGGAATGCTTACAATTTTATTGCTAGGGAAAGCTAAAGCAAGTAGTACAACAAATGTGGCTGATACTTGTTCGATATGAAGTGAAGAAATAATGAATAGACCTTAAAAGAAAGCAATCTTTTTTAGCAGCACAAATAATTGTATTTACTCATACAGTACTATTATGGTACAATATGGTTACTAATGAGGGAAAGGAATGATGGGTGGACGATGATTAACTAATCTTATTTTTAAATGTTGAAATTCAATAAATTTCAATTTCTAAAAAATAGGATTAGTCTGCCCGATTTCCATACAACGGTATTGCTATTTATGTTGCGTAATAGCTTATTTGGGTGTAAATATTTTAACGACTAATCCTGCCAAATTTATTTGGGAGGATTTTTTTATTCTCCCTTAATGAAAGGGATCGGTATTATGAAAGAACTATTAAAATTAAATGATGTTTATGTTGAAATAAAAGAAAATATGTTGTTAGAGAAAATGAATGTGACAGTAAAACAAGGGGATGTTATCGGATTAATTGGTAAAAACGGTGCTGGTAAATCAACGTTACTTCAATTAATAAATGGAAAGATTGAGCCTTCAAAAGGGATTGTTGAATGGCAGCAAATGAATATGACAACCGCATATGTTGAGCAAGAAATAGAATCTTTTATTAGTAACGATGTAATTGCAAAAGAAGCAGAACTGCTTGCGAAATGGGGCGTGCCAACGAACGATTTTCATACTTTAAGTGGTGGTGAAAAGTTAAAAATTCGATTAGCAAAAGGATTTGCTAAAAATCCTAATGTCTTAATATTAGACGAACCGACAAATCATTTAGATGAAATGAGTACGGAATTTCTCATTAAACAAATAAAAAATATGAAAGGTACAGTTATCGTTGTATCGCATGATCGATATTTTTTAGATGTTGTCGCAACAAAAATATGGTCAATTGAGGACAAAAAATTAATTGACCATAGTGGTAATTATACAAGTTACATGAAAGCACGTGAGCAAAGAAGGAAGTCGCAGCAGCGAGAATATGAAAAGCAGCAAAAAAAGATAGAACAAGTAGAAACACATATAAAAGAATTAAGTTCATGGTCACAAAAGGCACACGCGCAGTCTACAAAACAAGAAAGTTTTAAAGAGTTTTATCGTGTAAAAGCGAAACGAATGGATGCGCAAGTGAAGTCAAAAAGAAAACGTCTCGAAAAAGAGCTGGAGAAAACGAAAGTAGAACGTGTGAAAGAAGAGTATTCAATTGAGTTCTCTATTCAAGCGAGTAAAAAAGTAGGAAAACGCTTTTTAGAAGTAAAGCAATTAAAAAAAGAATTTAATGGAAAAGCATTATTTGAAAACGTTAATTTTACAATTCAGCACGGTGAGAAAGTTGCAATTGTTGGACCAAACGGTAGCGGGAAAACAACATTACTGAAGATGATTATGGGAGCGGAAACTGCTGAAGGAGAAATATGGATTTCACCATCTGCAAACATCGGTTATTTAACACAAGAGGTTTTTGATTTGCCACTGGACAAAACGCCAGAAGATTTATTTTTTAAAGAGACGTTTGAAGAAAGAGGAAAAGTCCAAAATTTAATGAAACATTTAGGGTTCCAAGCTTCTCAATGGAAAGAGCCGATTGAGCATATGAGTATGGGAGAAAGAGTAAAATGTAAGCTAATGGCTTATATTTTAGATGAAAAAGATGTACTCATTTTAGATGAACCGACGAATCACTTGGATCTACCTTCACGTGAACAACTTGAAAATACATTAGCTGAGTATAACGGAACATTAATAATTGTTTCTCACGATCGATATTTTCTAGAGAAAACAACTAACATAAAACTCGTGTTTTTAAACAATACGATACAAAAGCAGCTAGAAGAACCTACTAAAACAAGAGATAATATTGAAGAGCTACGTTTAACGTTAGAAACAGAGAGACAAGAAGTATTAGGGAAATTAAGCTTTTTAACTTCTAACGACAAAGAATATAAAGAACTTGATGAACGATTTATAGAACTTACGAAGCAGATAAAGGCGTTATAACGTAAGTAAGGGGAATTAACATGGGAGAAGAGAGTTCAACTAAGTTATTTAGAATAGATTGTGGAGATATATACTTGCAAGGGTTTATGGTCAAAGATGCAGAAAGTATTTATAAAATAGCCAATCAACCGGAAATAGAAAAGTTTTTACCAGACTGGAAATCGACGAAAGAACAAAGGGTGGATTGGATTGCAAATTATGAAATACCAGCAAACAAAGCATTTCTTGAGGCAGTGAAAACTACGAATAACATAGATAATCATATGTTAAAGCTAGGAATATTTAAGGAAGCTACAAATGAATGCATTGGATGGTGCTGCACAGGCATGAAAGAAGAACTCCCTTCACCAAACAGAGAGATAATGTATGCTATCTCAAATAAACATCAAAATCATGGCTATGCTACAAAAGCGACTAAAGGCTTAATTGACTATTTGTTTAAAGAAACAAATTTAATTGTCCTTAACGCAATTACTTTAATTAACAATGTACCATCAAATAAAGTTATTAAAAAATGCGGGTTTACTTATTTGAGTGAACACAAGATAGCAAATCAACTATATAATCATTATGTATTGAGTAAATCTGAATGGATAAAAAATATTGTGCAGTAAAAGGAATTAATACGAAATCATAAAAAAGCTTAGAGCTAAAACTCTAAGCTTTTTTATATTCATTTTATCCCGCATAGGTACCTTAATCTTTATCATTCACGAATGTTTACACATTTTAGTAATAAGTAAAAAAGGGGATATTAGCTTAACATTTAGTAAAAGATTTTTTGGGCTAAATACAAATGCAGTCTTATCCAAAACGAGATTTTGGGTCTTTATGAGCTTGCCTATTATTGTATTATCAGTAGTACCTGCCATGATGTCGTTCTTTGTATCAGGAAATATTAAATCAATTTTATTATTTATATGTTGGATAAACACATTCATTTCCGCCTCAGATATTTACAATTCGTTTTTGATTGCAATGAAACCGAAGCACTCATTTTTTTTTGCAGAGGTTATTATAAAGTGAAATAGTATTTAATGGGTAACTCAAATATGCTTTAACTACATACAACAGTTAAAATATAATATTTGAAAGTAAAAAGACCGATAAAAATCGGTCTTTTCATATTAATAAAATAAAGATTAGAAAATAGCATTGTAATTCAAACCAATATGCAAATATTATAAGATAGATATGCTTTGTTTATAGATTGAAAATAGGTTTGTTATCAGTTTTTTTAGAAATCTTACAAGCGTGTAAGATAAATGAAAGATGAATCAATATGAGCTGTAAGACAATTCATTTACACTCTATAGTGAGCGGTGGAAATGAAGGGAGAATATAAATGGAAATTTTGCAGGCAAATAGTATTAGTAAAGTATATAGAGGGAAAGTACCTTTTAAAGCATTAGTAGATATTGATTTATCAATTCAAGAAGGTGAATTTGTAGGAATTATGGGCCCGTCAGGTAGTGGGAAAACAACGTTATTAAATATGGTATCTACTATTGATTCTCCATCATCGGGAGAAATATTTATTAATGGTACAAATCCTTTCCAATTATCATCAGAAGAATTAGCGTTATTCCGCAGAAAACAATTAGGATTTGTTTTCCAATCATTTAATCTTCTTAGCACACTTACTGTAAAAGAAAACATCGTATTGCCGATGACTTTAGATGGTGTTTCTGTGCAAGATATGAACAAACGAGTGGAAGAGATTGCACAGAAATTAAACATTATAGATATATTGAGTAAAAGAACGTTTGAAATATCAGGGGGACAAGCTCAAAGAACAGCAATTGCTCGTGCGATCGTTCATAAGCCGCAATTGTTACTTGCAGATGAACCAACAGGGAATTTAGACTCTAAATCTTCAAATGATGTAATGGAGATGCTTGATACTCTAAATAAAGAAGAAAAAGCAACGATGATGTTAGTTACACATGATCCGTATGCAGCGAGCTTTTGCAGCCGAGTAATCTTTATTAAAGATGGTCAACTATATAACGAAATTTATTGTGGTGAAAGTAGGCAAACTTTTTATCAAAAGATTATGGATGTCCTTTCTTTGTTAGGAGGGAAAAGGCATGACTTTTCGTCAGTTCGCATTTAATAATATTTTTCGCAATAAGCGTACATATGCTGCCCATTTTTTAAGTAGTGCATTTTCTATTATGATTTTCTTTACGTATGCTCTTTTATTATTTCATCCTGATTTACAAGGTGAGTTGAAATCGACAAGTGCAACAATAAGTGCATTTGGTACATTGGGATTTTCAGTTTCGCAAGGATTGATTTTTGTATTTTCATTTTTCTTCATTCTATATTCAGTTAGTTCGTTTTTAAAAACGCGTAAGAAAGAATTTGGTATTTTAATGATGCAAGGTATGTCAATGAGACAGCTTAAGAAATTATTATTAATTGAAAATATGTTGATTGGACTTGGTTCAATTTGTATAGGGATTTTCATTGGACTCATATTTTCTAAACTAGTCTTATTGATAAGTGCAAGTGTATTAATGATTAATAATGGTTTACCTTTTTATATACCAGTGCAGGCTGTATTATTAACAGTTATTACATTTCTTTTCTTGTTTTTAATTGTTTCATTATTTACATTTAAAATGATAAAAGTAACGGAACTTGTGGAACTTATTCAAGCAGAGGAAAAGCCAAAACCTGAACCGAAATCTTCAGTTTTATTATCGATACTTTCTTTAATTAGTATAGGGTATGGATATTTTTCAGTATTTCGCTTCATACCAAGTACCAATTTTATTACGCTTGGAATAGGTGTGCTTCTAGTAATCATAGGAACGTACTTTTTATATACACAGTGTAGCGTGTATATACTGCACCTTGCTAAAAGGAGAGAATCTTTCTTTTTAAAGAGAACAAATATATTAACATTTTCTGAATTAATTTACCGTATGAAAGATAATGCAACGATGTTTTTTATAGTATCTATTGTTTCAGCAGTTGCATTTACAGCAATTGGTACAACGGCCGCAATTGGAAATAGGGATTTGGTAAGGATGACAAATCCGTATACATTTTTGTATGGAAGTTTTGAAAATGACAAAGTATTGAATAAAAATCTTTCTATTATAAAAAAACACCTTTCTGATGCTAATATTCCGTATCGAATGGCTTCATCTTCATATATATACACAGAAAATGGCGTAAATGTAATGAAGTTAAGTGAATACAACGATCTTGCTAAAGCACTAGGCTATCAACAAGAAACAATTGAAAAAGAAGATGAAATTTTATTAATTCCTGGAGTCGTATCACAAAAACAAGAATTTAAAAATGGCGAGTATAAAAAGAATATAGAAGTCATTCAAGGTGACTGGACAAAGACATTTCATGTGAAAAAAGCTGTAGAAAATTTAGTTTTACCACATGATTCTAGAACTATTTATATCGCTGTTCAAGATCAGGTATATGATGGAATACCTCTTACTAGTGACCCAGTTAATAAAGAAATTCCATATCGTACTTACGGATTTGTTGTAGATGATTGGATAAAAACGAAAGAGATTTCAAATCAATTAAAGAGTATATTCGATAAAAATCTTAGGGACAGAGATTTCTACTTTGAAGCTTTAACATTAAACTTGTTGGAAGCAAAGCAAAAGAATGGTTTATTACTTATGGTAAGTATTTTAGTTGGAATCGTCTTCTTTACATTCGCCGCTAGTTTTATTTATTTCCGATTATATACAGATTTGGATCGCGACCAACAGCAATATAAAATGATTTCGAAAATGGGATTAAGTAAAGGTGAGTTGAAAAAAGTTGTAACGAGGCAGTTATTATTAATGTTCTTTTTACCAATTTTCGTTGCAGTGATTCATACTGTAGTTGCTTATATAGCATTACAGCAATTAGTCGATTTTTCTATCATAAATAGCTCTATCGTTATTTTAATTTCATTTATATGTATACAAGTTTTATATTTCTTTATAACCCGTTGGCGTTACCTGCAAAAGCTTTATAAGGTTATGGAGCAATAGAATTTATTAGCTTGTAAGACTACACTAAAGTATGTGGAAAAATGAACTGTATGATGAAAGGAATCGTGATGAAAAGAATATTAACTATTTTTATGTTAACTATAATACTTTTAATAAGCTTTAGTGCATGTTCTAAAAAGGACAACTCATTTCCTGCAAACGGTGTATTAATTATTGGAGATGAAAATAATATTTCACCAATTATTAATCGTTATCAGGAAATTACGGAAGAAAATGAAGTGTTTTCTGTGAAAAAAGGGGAAGTTGGAAATGGAAATGTCTTAATTTTAAATGAATCTACAGCACAAGCATTGATTAAAGAAAAACTTTTTCGAAAACAAGATAATGGCTCCAATTATATTATAGATACGTTACCGAAATTCCCAAAAGAAGGGTCACTATTATTTACAAGTGAAGACGATAAGACTATGAAAAGTATTAAAATAGGAGGGGAAGAGATTCCTGTTACATACGATAGTGATGCCTGGATAGGTAACAATCGTAAATATTCAACGGAATGGTATATGATTGTAGCAAAAAATAGTGTGTATAAAGAAATAAAGGCAAATGAAATGAAAATGCATCTTCTTCATTTGAAAAAATCTCTAGGTGACGAAAAACCTAAAATGTCGACAGATAATACATTGGTTAATGAAAATGTTAAAGTAAAAAAACTAATTAAAGGTTTGGAAGGAAAAGTATCTTTCCAGTTTGTAACGATTGGAGAAAAATCATAAAAAAAGAGTTCGAGGTTGATAGAAACTTTATCACCCCCGAACTCTTTTTAGTTTGTAGACCAATCAAATATTATGCTTTACATTACTTCATTTAATCGAGTCTCGTTTGTTTCCTCAATCGCATTTGAATTTTGAACTGAATTATTTTGGGCTTCTTTTTCTTTACGAGCCTTTTGTAGCATTTCAAGGATGATCCATAAAGGAACACCTTTATCCTTTAACATCTTCCATAAATCTAATTCATTAAATTTATGCTCAGGCTGTTTCATTTCTTTTTCAGATGAACGAATATCAAACTTGATAGGATCATTTACTTTCTTACTTTCCAGTTTAGTAGAAGAGATAGTATTATGCTCAAGAGTAGATGGAGTTATTTTAGTAGGTTGAGATAATGTATGAATATTTGATCCGATTTGCATGCTTTTTCCTCCTTTTCAAGCAATGAGATTAGTTTTCTTATGGTTTTTAAATTTTTTTAACATGAGGAAACTATATCTAATTATAAATTCAAATAAACAGATTTACAAGTTGTATTGTAAAAAGTAAATGTTCACTTGAATTAATATTTATCAACAATTGTATATGTTTTCTATATATACAACGTATATAAAATACTTTACATTATGTTTAAGTTGTTAAAACATTGTGTTAATTTTTAGAAGAAAAATGTAAACGTTTTATTAGGGGGAGAAAGTATGGGGAAGTTATTTTTAAAAATATGTTTTTTCGCATTAGTGACCTTATGTTCATTCGTAGCGAAAATATCATATGCTGAAGAGAGGCAACCAAATAATTATCCTATCATATTGGTGAATGGATTTGCTGGATGGGGTAGAGAAGAAATGCTTGGCGTAAAGTATTGGGGTGGTGTTCATGATATACAGGAAGATTTGAAACGAAATGGTTATACGGTACATACCGCAGCTGTTGGACCTGTTTCTAGTAACTGGGATCGTGCATGTGAATTGTATGCGCAAATTAGCGGTGGCACAGTAGACTATGGTGCCTCGCATGCTGAGAAACATGGACATAATCGTTTTGGCAGAACTTATAGTGGTTTTACGCCGAATTGGAGTGAAACAAATAAAGTTCATTTAGTTGGGCATAGCATGGGTGGACAAACGATTAGAACATTAGTACAGCTATTAAAAGAAGGTAGTTTTGAAGAAAAGAATTATGCGAAAAATCACCCAGACACCAAAATATCACCACTATTTGAAGGCGGAAAATCATATGTTCATAGTGTTACAACATTAGCAACCCCTCACAACGGTACAACACTTGCGGATGGTAGTCTTCTGCTGCCGTTCGTTAAAGATTTACTCATTACAGCTGCGAGCTTTGGAGGAAACAATAATTTATCTTTATATGAT from Bacillus cereus G9842 includes the following:
- a CDS encoding acetamidase/formamidase family protein, with protein sequence MYRIHKDHIIYSMSPENKPCMEVEIGSSLVFETYDCFENQIDSEDVVLQELDWNRINPATGPVYVKGAEPGDILVVTIEKIEIAEQGVLTTGANLGVMGDELNENTVKIVPIHNEYVLFSSELQIPINPMIGVIGTAPKEESISCGTPHDHGGNMDCKEIKEGTTLLLPVNVPGALLALGDLHAAMGDGEIGVSGVEVAGEVTVTVQTIKGKQWPLPMAIQKEKMMTIASEKLLDDAANRAVRNMVTFLHEELAMSKADATLLLSAAGNLKVCQVVDPLKTARMELGMDYVEKLGFTFSKFHIK
- a CDS encoding aldo/keto reductase family protein produces the protein MEFSKLGNSGLTVSKIAYGNWINHGGKVNEDTANDCVKAALDVGITTFDTADVYSDTIAEEVLGRSLQGIRRESIELCTKVCHPTGPGKNDRGLSRKHIIENCNASLKRLQTDYIDIYYAHRFDITTPLEETMLAFSDLVRQGKVLYLGVSEWTSEQITRGAALARELNIPFIASQPQYSMLWRVIETDVIPTCQREGLGQIVWSPLAQGILTGKYQPGKPLPNQSRANSDAGKPFFDKLVQRWMSDDVLTAIQEIKPIAQEINLTLSQLAVAWVLQNPAVSSAIIGASNPEQIRENVIASSVKLQPEIMDQIDSVLKGFAEYDTSKTG
- a CDS encoding response regulator transcription factor gives rise to the protein MVKIMIVEDDMKIAELLSTHVAKYGYQGVIVSDFQNVLNIFLEEQPELVLLDINLPSFDGYFWCRQIRGVSTCPILFISAREGTMDQVMALENGGDDFIPKPFHYEVVVAKIRSHLRRAYGDYAPKLEERMIEQQGLCLYPERLVLKLRNDEIDITRNEAILLETLMKNYPRVVSREVLLNKLWDSESYVDDNTLSVNTTRVRKKLQTLHIEGAIETIRSVGYRLHITWDNGIEK
- the abc-f gene encoding ribosomal protection-like ABC-F family protein — translated: MKELLKLNDVYVEIKENMLLEKMNVTVKQGDVIGLIGKNGAGKSTLLQLINGKIEPSKGIVEWQQMNMTTAYVEQEIESFISNDVIAKEAELLAKWGVPTNDFHTLSGGEKLKIRLAKGFAKNPNVLILDEPTNHLDEMSTEFLIKQIKNMKGTVIVVSHDRYFLDVVATKIWSIEDKKLIDHSGNYTSYMKAREQRRKSQQREYEKQQKKIEQVETHIKELSSWSQKAHAQSTKQESFKEFYRVKAKRMDAQVKSKRKRLEKELEKTKVERVKEEYSIEFSIQASKKVGKRFLEVKQLKKEFNGKALFENVNFTIQHGEKVAIVGPNGSGKTTLLKMIMGAETAEGEIWISPSANIGYLTQEVFDLPLDKTPEDLFFKETFEERGKVQNLMKHLGFQASQWKEPIEHMSMGERVKCKLMAYILDEKDVLILDEPTNHLDLPSREQLENTLAEYNGTLIIVSHDRYFLEKTTNIKLVFLNNTIQKQLEEPTKTRDNIEELRLTLETERQEVLGKLSFLTSNDKEYKELDERFIELTKQIKAL
- a CDS encoding GNAT family N-acetyltransferase translates to MGEESSTKLFRIDCGDIYLQGFMVKDAESIYKIANQPEIEKFLPDWKSTKEQRVDWIANYEIPANKAFLEAVKTTNNIDNHMLKLGIFKEATNECIGWCCTGMKEELPSPNREIMYAISNKHQNHGYATKATKGLIDYLFKETNLIVLNAITLINNVPSNKVIKKCGFTYLSEHKIANQLYNHYVLSKSEWIKNIVQ
- a CDS encoding ABC transporter ATP-binding protein codes for the protein MEILQANSISKVYRGKVPFKALVDIDLSIQEGEFVGIMGPSGSGKTTLLNMVSTIDSPSSGEIFINGTNPFQLSSEELALFRRKQLGFVFQSFNLLSTLTVKENIVLPMTLDGVSVQDMNKRVEEIAQKLNIIDILSKRTFEISGGQAQRTAIARAIVHKPQLLLADEPTGNLDSKSSNDVMEMLDTLNKEEKATMMLVTHDPYAASFCSRVIFIKDGQLYNEIYCGESRQTFYQKIMDVLSLLGGKRHDFSSVRI
- a CDS encoding sensor histidine kinase, which gives rise to MIRLFIRDHIPVICFTIIQLLAIFLVYWFDGHNHITTALYAMFLGVFFMGSYLVFRYFTHRSFYERLANPMQSLDESVQKSDFAAVSAALQELLEVQYRHYQNQLQIQERKNNDHLTFMNQWIHQMKTPLSVIELITQDEVDSRFESINEETDRLKKGLEMALYVARLEAFTQDFYVERLQLHKIVNDSVHEHKRFFIRNFVYPELEIDKDITVESDVKWLKFLIGQILSNAIKYSSGSREKIKMKACKEGNTVILEIADNGVGIPKQDLPRVFKPFFTGENGRDFKESTGMGLYLVYEITKQLGHSVEIHSEVGKGTVVRVIFFNV
- a CDS encoding LysR substrate-binding domain-containing protein, encoding MDIRKMKYFITVAEELNFSRAAERLMMAQPPLSQEIRKLEEELGVQLFHRTKRMVELTEAGKVFLEGARQTLLQVDRTIKETQLADEGKIGHLIIGFVDSTETVIGILKTFRERFPKIQLILREMTTDQQIKALYEKQIHIGFIRSEQNNEILSSEVCSEECLKLVLHENHPFVSLPNISIKSLVEEPFILFPRHFGTNFYDLIISYFWKYGVSLNIVQEAVQMQTIVNLVAAGMGISVVPSSVESYKKSGVMYKDILENTPEINLYAGWRKDEKSVVLKNFLTVVREVYMTSHSPSL